A stretch of the Rhodospirillales bacterium genome encodes the following:
- a CDS encoding GGDEF domain-containing protein — MVAATSADQRFDDLVRRLDQLESLAVTDPLTGLLNRRGFEREMERALATARRHLDVGVLVYIDLDGFKPINDTLGHAAGDEVLKRVAQILVENVRESDRVARVGGDEFVVLLTRTNREGGLARAETLNGLVNCALVSWQGRLIPIRASFGFQAYGGEDSADILLARADEAMYTVKKVRGEAHGRNRRRL, encoded by the coding sequence CTGGTCGCCGCTACGTCCGCGGATCAGCGTTTCGACGATCTCGTTCGTCGTCTCGATCAACTCGAATCGCTCGCCGTCACCGACCCCCTGACCGGCCTTCTCAACCGGCGCGGATTCGAGCGCGAGATGGAACGGGCGCTCGCCACCGCCCGCCGTCACCTCGACGTCGGCGTGCTCGTCTACATCGATCTCGACGGATTCAAGCCGATCAACGACACCCTCGGTCACGCTGCCGGCGACGAAGTCCTGAAGCGCGTGGCGCAGATCCTGGTCGAGAACGTCCGCGAATCCGATCGCGTCGCCCGCGTCGGCGGTGACGAGTTCGTAGTGCTGCTCACCCGTACCAATCGCGAGGGCGGGCTCGCCCGCGCCGAGACATTGAACGGCCTCGTCAACTGCGCGCTCGTCTCCTGGCAGGGGCGCCTGATCCCGATCCGCGCCAGCTTCGGCTTCCAGGCCTACGGCGGCGAAGACAGCGCCGACATCCTGCTCGCCCGCGCCGACGAGGCGATGTACACCGTCAAGAAGGTGCGCGGCGAGGCGCACGGGCGCAACCGCCGCCGCCTGTAG
- a CDS encoding polyprenyl synthetase family protein: protein MADLQKAMAESARAVSETLDRLLKVGGGRESRLMEAMRYSSLGGGKRIRPFMVTAGARLFAVAESCALRAAAAVEMVHCYSLVHDDLPAMDDDDLRRGQPTCHVRFDEATAILAGDALLTRAFEVLADVPTHPDPQVRSQLVLALAKASGAEGMVGGQMLDLLAENERLDMPEITRLQRMKTGALIAFACEAGAILGKAAEPARHALRAYAHDLGLAFQIADDLLDVEGTAAEVGKKTGKDAAAGKATFVSLLGIERAKAQAQMLAEQAGRHLEMFDEKADYLRELARFVVNRRA, encoded by the coding sequence ATGGCCGATCTGCAAAAAGCGATGGCCGAAAGCGCCCGCGCCGTCAGCGAAACGCTCGACCGTCTGCTCAAGGTCGGTGGCGGGCGCGAGTCGCGCTTGATGGAAGCGATGCGTTATTCCTCCCTCGGCGGCGGCAAACGCATCCGTCCTTTCATGGTCACCGCCGGCGCGCGACTGTTCGCGGTTGCCGAAAGCTGCGCGCTGCGCGCCGCGGCCGCGGTCGAAATGGTGCACTGCTATTCCCTGGTGCACGACGACCTGCCGGCGATGGACGACGACGATCTTCGTCGCGGGCAACCGACGTGCCATGTCCGCTTCGACGAGGCGACTGCGATCCTGGCCGGAGACGCGCTCCTGACGCGGGCTTTCGAAGTGCTGGCCGACGTGCCGACTCATCCCGATCCGCAGGTGCGCAGCCAACTGGTGCTGGCGCTCGCCAAGGCCTCGGGCGCCGAGGGGATGGTCGGGGGGCAGATGCTCGACCTGTTGGCCGAAAACGAGCGTCTCGACATGCCCGAGATCACCCGCCTGCAACGGATGAAGACAGGTGCTCTGATTGCGTTCGCGTGCGAGGCCGGAGCGATCCTCGGCAAGGCGGCCGAGCCCGCGCGCCACGCGCTTCGGGCCTATGCTCATGACCTCGGACTCGCCTTCCAGATCGCCGACGACCTGCTCGATGTCGAGGGCACAGCGGCCGAAGTCGGCAAGAAAACCGGCAAAGACGCCGCGGCCGGCAAGGCGACTTTCGTTTCGCTGCTCGGGATCGAACGGGCCAAGGCCCAGGCCCAGATGCTGGCCGAACAGGCCGGCCGGCACCTTGAAATGTTCGACGAAAAAGCCGATTATCTCCGCGAATTGGCCCGTTTCGTGGTCAACCGGCGGGCCTGA
- a CDS encoding ROK family protein, giving the protein MTLRIGIDLGGTKIEGIALSAEGRELARCRVPTPAADYAGIVRAIAEMIRGLERDAGGDSSFVGVGIPGAVSPATGLIKNANSTCLIGHALDADIARATGRRVRLTNDANCFIVSEAADGAAAGARVAFGVILGTGVGGGIAIDGRAWGGPNAIAGEWGHNPLPWPEPEELPGSRCYCGKHGCIETFLSGPGLARDHTFHTGETLTAEAIVARAADGDPQAEATLVRHEQRLARALATVINMLDPEVIVLGGGLSSITRFYENVPRLWQRWVFSDQADTPLRQSRHGPASGVRGAAWLWPI; this is encoded by the coding sequence ATGACCCTCCGCATCGGCATAGACCTTGGCGGAACCAAAATCGAGGGAATCGCCCTGAGCGCCGAAGGCCGGGAACTGGCCCGGTGCCGGGTCCCGACTCCGGCTGCCGATTACGCCGGGATCGTCCGCGCTATCGCCGAGATGATCCGGGGTCTCGAGCGCGATGCCGGCGGTGACTCATCGTTCGTCGGCGTCGGAATTCCGGGCGCCGTTTCGCCCGCCACCGGCTTGATCAAGAACGCCAACTCCACGTGTTTGATCGGCCACGCCCTTGACGCCGACATCGCCCGCGCCACGGGCCGGCGGGTTCGGCTGACCAACGATGCCAATTGCTTCATCGTTTCGGAAGCCGCCGACGGCGCGGCGGCGGGTGCGCGGGTTGCGTTCGGCGTGATTCTCGGCACCGGGGTCGGCGGCGGCATCGCCATCGACGGCCGCGCCTGGGGCGGCCCCAACGCCATCGCCGGCGAATGGGGGCACAATCCCCTGCCGTGGCCCGAACCGGAGGAATTGCCCGGATCACGTTGCTACTGCGGCAAGCACGGGTGTATCGAAACATTCCTTTCGGGACCGGGATTGGCCCGCGATCACACCTTCCATACCGGCGAAACATTGACGGCCGAGGCGATCGTCGCCCGCGCCGCCGACGGCGATCCGCAGGCCGAGGCAACGCTCGTCCGCCACGAACAACGACTCGCCCGGGCGCTCGCGACCGTCATCAACATGCTCGATCCGGAGGTGATCGTCCTCGGCGGCGGCCTCTCGTCCATCACCCGCTTTTACGAGAACGTGCCGCGCCTATGGCAACGATGGGTGTTCTCCGACCAGGCCGACACTCCCCTCCGCCAAAGCCGCCACGGCCCCGCCAGCGGCGTGCGCGGCGCCGCGTGGCTATGGCCGATTTAG
- a CDS encoding MBL fold metallo-hydrolase yields MPDTHLSRYAFEGVPATAETREVAPGVHWHRMPLPFKLDHINLWLLEDGDGWTAVDTGIARPEVRDAWERIFATRLAGKPLKRVIVTHFHPDHVGLAGWLRERTGAEVWMPLAEWAFARMLTLDQTDATHAAAVEFYRVAGFDAAQLAAANSRRGRYAQSVSPIPLAIRHYREGETIVVGGRGWRVIVGLGHSPEHACLWCGELKVLISGDQILPRISPNIAVWPHEPDANPLALYLESLGKFRGLPDDILVLPSHDRPFRGLAWRLDELADHHRSRLQRTWDACAAPASGTDVLRNLFARELDSHQLMFAIGEALAHVHWLASEGALTRESRADGVRVFRQAANPF; encoded by the coding sequence ATGCCCGATACTCATTTGAGCCGTTATGCGTTCGAAGGCGTTCCCGCGACCGCGGAAACGCGTGAAGTCGCGCCCGGCGTTCATTGGCATCGGATGCCGCTGCCCTTCAAGCTCGACCACATCAATCTTTGGCTGTTGGAAGACGGCGACGGCTGGACGGCGGTGGACACCGGCATTGCCCGGCCCGAAGTCCGGGACGCTTGGGAACGCATTTTCGCCACGCGCCTCGCCGGCAAGCCCCTGAAACGGGTCATCGTTACCCATTTTCATCCCGATCACGTCGGCTTGGCGGGGTGGCTCCGCGAACGCACCGGAGCCGAAGTGTGGATGCCGCTCGCGGAGTGGGCCTTTGCGCGCATGCTGACTCTCGATCAGACTGATGCGACGCACGCCGCCGCAGTCGAATTTTACCGCGTCGCGGGATTCGATGCCGCGCAACTCGCGGCGGCGAACAGCCGGCGCGGCCGCTATGCCCAATCGGTATCACCGATTCCGCTCGCGATCCGCCACTACCGTGAAGGCGAGACGATCGTGGTCGGCGGGCGAGGTTGGCGCGTAATCGTCGGCCTCGGCCATTCGCCCGAGCATGCATGCCTATGGTGCGGCGAACTCAAGGTGCTGATTTCCGGCGATCAGATTTTGCCGCGGATCAGCCCCAACATCGCGGTATGGCCGCACGAGCCGGACGCCAATCCGCTTGCCCTCTATCTCGAATCGCTCGGGAAGTTTCGCGGGCTCCCCGACGACATTCTCGTTTTGCCGAGTCACGACCGGCCGTTTCGGGGCTTGGCTTGGCGATTAGACGAACTGGCGGACCACCATCGCTCGCGCCTCCAGCGCACCTGGGACGCGTGCGCGGCCCCCGCGAGCGGGACGGACGTTCTGCGAAATCTGTTTGCGCGGGAACTCGACTCGCACCAACTGATGTTCGCCATCGGCGAGGCGCTGGCCCACGTTCATTGGCTGGCAAGCGAGGGGGCGTTGACGCGCGAATCGCGCGCGGACGGGGTCCGCGTGTTCCGCCAAGCGGCGAATCCGTTCTGA
- a CDS encoding helix-turn-helix transcriptional regulator, with amino-acid sequence MDTTPTAPAKLHAIQSNARRASELLKAMSNQHRLMILCQLVPGEKSVGELERIIGLSQSALSQHLARLRRDNMVKTRRVAQTIYYSLNGEEASAVIETLYGLYCGSAATLTIENPNEAPRTVTMR; translated from the coding sequence ATGGACACCACGCCGACCGCCCCTGCCAAGCTGCATGCAATCCAATCCAATGCCCGCCGCGCCAGCGAGCTGCTCAAGGCCATGAGCAACCAACACCGCCTGATGATCTTGTGCCAACTGGTTCCGGGTGAAAAAAGCGTCGGCGAACTCGAACGCATCATCGGCCTCAGCCAATCGGCCTTGTCGCAGCATCTAGCCCGGCTTCGCCGCGACAACATGGTCAAGACTCGGCGCGTCGCGCAAACGATCTATTATTCGCTCAACGGCGAAGAGGCGAGCGCGGTGATCGAAACCCTCTACGGACTTTATTGCGGCTCGGCCGCCACCCTGACGATCGAAAACCCGAACGAAGCGCCGCGCACGGTCACGATGCGCTGA
- a CDS encoding histone deacetylase family protein, producing MTTIVFTHPACIEHDPGDYHPERPDRLRAVLAALKEEGFETLVWREAPKAMREQIERVHDRDYVEQILASVPKRGHLHLDPDTVMSPASGEAALRAAGAACAAVDAVMRGEAKNAFCAVRPPGHHAESGQAMGFCLFNNVAVAALQARAVHGLKRVAVIDFDVHHGNGTQHSFERDADLFYGSSHQWPAYPGTGHTDEIGVADNVSNLPLPPGAGSAEFREGYRRTILPALRRFAPEFLIISAGFDAHARDPLAQMRLGADDYAWVTEELLAIAEASAKGRVISCLEGGYDLEALAESSAAHVREMMGA from the coding sequence ATGACCACGATTGTGTTTACCCATCCGGCCTGTATCGAGCATGACCCTGGCGACTATCACCCGGAACGTCCCGACCGTCTGCGTGCGGTGTTGGCTGCCCTCAAGGAAGAAGGGTTTGAGACGCTAGTTTGGCGCGAGGCGCCCAAGGCCATGCGCGAACAGATCGAGCGTGTCCATGACCGCGATTATGTCGAGCAGATTCTGGCGAGCGTCCCGAAGCGAGGACACCTGCATCTCGATCCGGACACGGTCATGTCGCCGGCTTCGGGCGAGGCGGCCCTCCGCGCGGCCGGCGCGGCGTGCGCGGCGGTGGACGCGGTAATGAGGGGCGAAGCCAAGAACGCCTTCTGCGCGGTCCGACCACCGGGTCATCATGCCGAAAGCGGCCAAGCGATGGGTTTTTGCCTGTTCAACAACGTAGCTGTCGCCGCGCTCCAGGCGCGCGCGGTGCACGGCCTCAAGCGGGTGGCGGTGATCGATTTCGACGTCCATCACGGCAACGGCACCCAGCATTCGTTCGAGCGCGACGCCGATCTGTTTTACGGATCCAGCCATCAGTGGCCAGCGTATCCCGGAACCGGCCATACGGACGAAATCGGAGTCGCCGACAACGTTTCGAACCTGCCGTTGCCGCCAGGTGCGGGGTCGGCGGAATTCCGCGAGGGGTATCGGCGGACGATTTTGCCCGCGCTCAGACGCTTTGCGCCCGAATTCTTGATCATATCGGCCGGGTTCGACGCGCACGCGCGCGATCCGCTCGCCCAGATGCGCCTCGGCGCCGATGATTACGCCTGGGTCACCGAGGAACTGCTAGCCATTGCCGAAGCCAGCGCCAAGGGCCGCGTGATATCCTGCCTTGAGGGCGGCTACGACCTCGAGGCCCTGGCCGAATCGAGCGCCGCGCATGTGCGGGAAATGATGGGCGCATAG
- a CDS encoding DNA polymerase III subunit chi: MTEVAFYHLQRSTLEAALPALLVKTLAAGKRAVVMVGAPERIEALNSVLWTYDPESWLPHGSAADGNAADQPVWLTGADENPNGAQFLFLADGATSARVAEYERCFELFDGNDPDAVEKARVRWTAYKEAGHVLAYWRQTDQGSWMREG, encoded by the coding sequence ATGACCGAGGTCGCCTTCTATCACCTGCAACGGTCGACGCTGGAAGCGGCCTTGCCCGCGCTGCTCGTCAAGACCCTGGCGGCGGGCAAGCGGGCGGTGGTGATGGTCGGCGCGCCGGAGCGGATCGAGGCGCTCAACTCGGTGCTGTGGACGTACGATCCGGAATCGTGGCTGCCGCACGGCAGCGCCGCCGACGGCAACGCCGCCGATCAGCCGGTGTGGCTGACCGGCGCGGATGAAAATCCGAACGGGGCGCAATTTCTGTTCCTTGCCGATGGCGCGACCTCGGCGCGGGTGGCGGAGTACGAGCGCTGCTTTGAACTATTCGACGGCAATGATCCGGACGCGGTTGAGAAGGCGCGAGTGCGCTGGACGGCGTACAAGGAGGCGGGGCATGTGCTCGCCTACTGGCGCCAGACCGACCAGGGCAGCTGGATGCGCGAGGGTTAG
- a CDS encoding exodeoxyribonuclease VII small subunit: MTKSPSVEVSTLSFEDALAELEKIVRQLEEGKGGLDASIKAYERGAALKSHCEKKLKEARARIDKIVLASDGTPTTKPVEAD, from the coding sequence ATGACCAAATCCCCGTCCGTCGAGGTTTCCACCCTCAGTTTCGAGGACGCGCTGGCCGAACTGGAAAAAATCGTCCGCCAACTCGAGGAAGGAAAGGGCGGTCTCGACGCTTCGATCAAGGCCTATGAGCGCGGCGCGGCACTCAAGAGCCATTGCGAAAAAAAACTCAAGGAAGCGCGCGCGCGGATCGACAAGATCGTGCTGGCATCCGACGGCACGCCGACGACGAAGCCGGTCGAAGCGGACTGA
- a CDS encoding c-type cytochrome encodes MGSEFRTAAKPTRVATRVATSALWGAVFLIASLVPTSAVRADLVGHGGIVRAVAVSPDGRRIATGSFDYSARLWDFGEQSELLVLDGHAGPVNAIAFVDAGRAVSASDDGAIVWNLATGKPAFRFEGHRHKTMGVAVSRDGRWIATAGWDRTVRLWDARDGRAGAVLTTTEPMNAVVFAAGGSRIAAAGHDGFLWLWDRASGELKGKFSGHERGVTHLAVSPDGKRLLSAGIDRTVRLWDAEQGSEIAAFRHHEVQVYAVAFLPDGRRAASAGRDGIVTIFALADGKVEREIKAHDSQIWGVAPSPDGRFVVTAASDGSARVWHLETGDRIGLAAETPDEAQPWLTDPHPGAKLFPKCARCHSLTADGANKSGPHLAGLFGRKVGSVDDYRYSAALEKGTFVWDEATLFRLFDDGPDVMLPGTKMPVQRITNAEQLRQLIDYLKKSTIPR; translated from the coding sequence ATGGGTAGTGAATTCCGAACGGCGGCGAAACCGACACGCGTCGCGACACGCGTTGCCACGAGTGCGCTTTGGGGGGCCGTTTTCCTGATCGCGTCGCTCGTGCCGACCTCGGCTGTCCGTGCCGATTTGGTTGGACACGGCGGAATCGTGCGCGCGGTCGCGGTTTCACCGGATGGACGGCGGATTGCCACCGGCAGCTTCGATTACTCGGCGAGGCTTTGGGATTTCGGCGAACAGTCGGAATTGCTGGTGCTCGATGGGCACGCCGGTCCCGTCAATGCAATCGCCTTTGTCGATGCCGGGCGCGCGGTCAGCGCGAGCGACGACGGCGCGATCGTTTGGAATCTCGCCACCGGCAAGCCGGCGTTTCGGTTCGAGGGCCATCGGCACAAGACCATGGGTGTTGCCGTGTCGCGCGACGGGCGCTGGATCGCCACCGCCGGTTGGGATCGCACCGTGCGGCTTTGGGACGCCCGCGACGGCCGTGCGGGAGCCGTTCTGACGACCACGGAACCGATGAACGCGGTCGTCTTTGCCGCCGGCGGCTCGCGCATCGCTGCCGCCGGCCACGACGGATTTTTGTGGCTTTGGGATCGGGCTAGCGGCGAGCTCAAGGGCAAGTTCTCCGGCCACGAACGTGGGGTCACCCACCTTGCGGTTTCGCCGGACGGAAAACGGCTGTTGTCGGCCGGAATCGATCGGACCGTGCGCCTGTGGGATGCGGAGCAAGGGTCTGAAATCGCCGCTTTTCGCCATCACGAGGTTCAGGTGTACGCGGTTGCGTTTCTTCCCGACGGGCGGCGGGCGGCATCGGCGGGACGCGACGGGATCGTAACCATCTTCGCGCTCGCCGACGGAAAAGTAGAACGCGAAATCAAGGCGCACGACAGTCAGATTTGGGGAGTGGCCCCGTCGCCCGACGGCCGCTTTGTCGTCACCGCCGCTTCCGACGGCAGCGCCCGCGTGTGGCATCTGGAGACCGGTGACCGGATCGGCTTGGCCGCCGAAACCCCGGACGAAGCGCAACCGTGGCTTACCGATCCGCATCCGGGCGCCAAGCTGTTTCCCAAGTGTGCTCGCTGCCATTCCCTGACCGCGGACGGCGCGAATAAATCGGGTCCGCATCTCGCCGGGTTGTTCGGCCGGAAAGTGGGCTCGGTCGACGATTACCGCTATTCCGCCGCCCTCGAAAAGGGAACCTTCGTCTGGGACGAGGCGACCCTGTTCCGCCTGTTCGACGACGGGCCCGACGTGATGCTGCCGGGGACCAAGATGCCGGTACAGCGGATCACCAACGCGGAGCAGTTGCGCCAGTTGATCGATTATTTGAAAAAATCGACCATCCCCCGCTGA